In Oryza brachyantha chromosome 1, ObraRS2, whole genome shotgun sequence, the following are encoded in one genomic region:
- the LOC102700101 gene encoding cysteine proteinase inhibitor 5-like → MASKLYAVAVAVLLSSARLAAAGADDEQWPAAGRGRKVGGTTAVEDVEGNREVQELGLFCVVEHNRRGSPTARGHRLVFSRVVAAQTQVVAGIKYYLRIAARNGLREGDDDEEKVFDAVVVVKAWVPSREMLSFAPAAEQPGY, encoded by the coding sequence ATGGCGTCCAAGCTGTACGCCGTCGCGGTGGCGGTCCTCCTCTCGTCggcgcgcctcgccgccgccggtgccgacgacgagcagtggccggcggccggccgcggGAGGAAGGTCGGCGGGACGACGGCCGTGGAGGACGTGGAGGGGAACAGGGAGGTGCAGGAGCTCGGGCTCTTCTGCGTCGTGGAGCACAACCGGCGAGGCTCGCCGACGGCCCGCGGCCACCGGCTGGTCTTCTCCAGGGTCGTGGCGGCGCAGACGCAGGTGGTCGCCGGGATCAAGTACTACCTCCGCATCGCTGCCCGGAACGGGCtgcgcgagggcgacgacgacgaggagaaggtgttcgacgccgtcgttgtcgTCAAGGCCTGGGTGCCATCCCGCGAGATGCTCTCGTTCGCGCCGGCAGCGGAGCAGCCAGGATACTGA